A single genomic interval of Syntrophobotulus glycolicus DSM 8271 harbors:
- a CDS encoding ABC-F family ATP-binding cassette domain-containing protein: protein MSILVCNGVNIDAAGETILHNISFRIEAGQKAGLIGANGAGKTTLLRALVQEIPCSRGEIFCTASIGYLPQAVIFGLEEGTVFDSMLAERKDIIELREKMRFLEIRMAQEAEEQILEQYSTVMSRFENAGGYALEAQIRRILAGLGLEKEKDKLLFTLSGGQKTRLRLGRILLRKPDLLILDEPTNHLDLDALEWLEGFLGDYEGAVLIVSHDRFFLDKILDTVFFVKEGKLTSYKGNYSEFELQRKIEEISGDREAEKTAKKIRSLEEYVRRYKAGVKAKQAHGREIQLQKLTASAVKTAGAASQVSISFGETARSGDRVLAIEDLAVTYNNKRIFQNAAIDLRRGQKVALLGKNGVGKTSLLKAILGKINHEGRIRLGANVKVSYYAQEHEDFSRKATIIEEIRDVCKMEDPAIRALLGRYGFRGDDVFKQVKVLSGGEKSRLALCKLLLANGNLLLLDEPTNHLDAETREMLEEALIEYEGTVLVVSHDRYFLNRIINEVALLTPEGIRLHRGDYLSFRQAYAQWSEQEKDQQAALAQEKDVFSARNYREEAREQKRKDNKLKQLESKISEHEKKLQEIEGKMEGVETDYREIITLQEEHDQTKAELDKLMEYWLEISEQVHH, encoded by the coding sequence ATGAGCATCTTAGTGTGCAATGGTGTGAATATCGATGCAGCAGGTGAAACCATTCTGCACAATATTTCGTTCCGCATAGAGGCGGGACAAAAAGCAGGGCTGATCGGGGCCAACGGAGCGGGAAAAACAACTTTGCTCAGGGCTCTTGTTCAGGAAATTCCCTGTTCACGGGGAGAAATATTCTGTACAGCTTCAATCGGTTATCTTCCTCAGGCCGTGATCTTCGGCTTAGAGGAAGGGACGGTTTTTGATTCCATGCTGGCGGAAAGAAAAGATATCATTGAATTGAGAGAAAAGATGAGGTTCCTGGAAATCAGGATGGCCCAGGAGGCGGAAGAACAAATTCTGGAACAATACAGCACAGTGATGTCCCGCTTTGAAAACGCGGGAGGCTATGCTTTGGAAGCCCAAATACGCCGGATATTGGCCGGCCTGGGACTGGAAAAGGAGAAAGACAAACTGCTTTTCACGTTAAGCGGCGGGCAAAAGACACGACTGAGACTGGGCAGGATTCTTCTCAGAAAACCGGACCTCCTGATCTTGGACGAGCCGACCAATCACCTTGACCTGGATGCTTTGGAATGGCTGGAAGGGTTTTTGGGGGATTATGAGGGAGCGGTTCTGATTGTTTCCCATGACCGTTTTTTTCTGGATAAAATCCTTGATACGGTCTTCTTTGTCAAAGAAGGGAAACTAACGTCATATAAAGGCAACTATTCCGAATTTGAGCTTCAACGCAAAATTGAAGAGATCTCAGGGGACCGGGAAGCGGAGAAAACAGCCAAGAAAATCCGTTCTCTGGAAGAATATGTCCGCCGTTACAAGGCCGGAGTCAAAGCAAAGCAGGCCCATGGCCGGGAAATACAGCTGCAAAAATTAACTGCCTCCGCGGTCAAAACGGCCGGAGCGGCGTCACAGGTATCGATCAGCTTTGGAGAGACAGCGCGCAGCGGGGACAGGGTATTGGCAATAGAGGATTTAGCAGTGACGTACAACAACAAAAGGATCTTCCAAAATGCCGCCATAGATCTGCGCCGCGGTCAAAAGGTGGCCCTCTTAGGCAAAAATGGAGTAGGGAAAACCTCTCTGCTCAAAGCAATCCTGGGGAAAATAAATCATGAAGGCCGGATCAGGCTTGGAGCAAATGTCAAGGTCAGTTATTACGCCCAGGAACATGAAGATTTCAGCAGGAAGGCGACAATCATCGAAGAAATCAGGGACGTGTGCAAAATGGAAGACCCGGCAATCAGAGCCTTGCTGGGCAGGTACGGTTTCAGAGGAGACGATGTTTTTAAACAGGTAAAAGTCTTAAGCGGCGGGGAAAAAAGCCGTCTGGCTTTATGCAAGCTCCTGCTGGCCAACGGCAACCTTCTGCTGCTGGATGAACCAACCAACCATTTGGATGCTGAGACCAGAGAAATGCTGGAAGAGGCTTTGATTGAGTATGAGGGCACTGTTCTGGTCGTTTCCCATGACCGTTATTTTCTGAACCGGATAATCAATGAAGTGGCATTGCTTACCCCGGAGGGGATAAGACTCCACAGGGGGGACTATTTGAGCTTCAGGCAGGCTTATGCCCAATGGAGCGAACAGGAAAAAGATCAGCAGGCCGCCCTGGCGCAGGAGAAGGACGTTTTCTCTGCCCGGAATTACCGGGAAGAAGCCAGGGAGCAAAAGAGAAAAGACAACAAGCTGAAGCAGCTGGAATCGAAAATCAGCGAGCATGAAAAAAAACTCCAGGAAATTGAGGGAAAAATGGAGGGGGTAGAAACGGATTACCGGGAAATCATCACCCTTCAGGAAGAGCATGATCAGACCAAGGCTGAGCTGGACAAGTTAATGGAGTACTGGCTGGAAATCTCAGAACAGGTTCACCATTAA
- the mutM gene encoding bifunctional DNA-formamidopyrimidine glycosylase/DNA-(apurinic or apyrimidinic site) lyase — protein sequence MPELPEVENIRLSLAKNIIGQEIKEFKLFWPDVFVNATDLDPNDLLIGKKVESLGRRGKYLFIHLAGSVTLILHFRMTGKLIYYQGEHEPEKHTHAVFYLENGQIHHSDMRKFGRIQLVETALLGKVPAIAKLGPEPFDERFSIEVFGQRLSGKKSTIKSALLDQETVAGIGNIYADEALFMAGIRPERRTASLKISEVILLYDAIQGALKAGIEAGGTSFRDYRDGDGNKGLFQENLYVYGRAGQNCKVCGSVLGKTKTAGRTTVFCPVCQI from the coding sequence ATGCCGGAATTACCTGAAGTAGAAAATATCAGGCTTTCACTAGCCAAAAATATTATTGGTCAGGAAATCAAAGAATTTAAACTCTTCTGGCCGGACGTTTTTGTCAATGCCACCGACCTTGACCCCAATGACTTGCTGATTGGAAAAAAGGTGGAAAGCCTCGGCCGCAGGGGAAAATATTTGTTTATTCACCTTGCGGGCAGCGTGACTCTGATCCTGCATTTCCGCATGACCGGCAAACTGATCTACTATCAGGGGGAACATGAGCCTGAAAAGCACACTCATGCTGTCTTCTATCTGGAGAACGGGCAAATCCATCATTCGGATATGAGGAAGTTCGGACGAATCCAACTGGTGGAAACCGCTTTACTGGGTAAGGTGCCGGCAATTGCCAAACTTGGACCGGAACCGTTTGATGAGCGCTTTTCTATAGAAGTTTTCGGCCAAAGGCTTTCCGGCAAAAAAAGCACCATTAAATCGGCTTTGCTTGATCAGGAGACGGTGGCCGGGATCGGCAATATTTACGCTGATGAGGCCTTGTTTATGGCTGGAATCAGGCCGGAGCGAAGGACAGCATCGCTTAAAATTTCGGAAGTGATTTTATTGTACGATGCGATTCAAGGAGCGCTCAAAGCAGGAATCGAGGCCGGGGGGACATCATTTCGCGATTATCGGGATGGGGACGGCAACAAAGGCCTGTTTCAGGAAAATCTTTATGTTTATGGGCGGGCCGGTCAGAATTGCAAAGTTTGCGGTTCTGTTCTTGGGAAAACGAAAACAGCAGGCCGGACAACCGTGTTTTGTCCGGTGTGTCAAATATAG
- the polA gene encoding DNA polymerase I, translated as MARLVIMDGNSLLNRAFYALPPLTSAEGLPTNAVHGFLAMLLRIQKEKKPDCWVVAFDKTKATKRIEMYDQYKAQRKETPETLKPQFAYLKEILGAMSVPVLESEGYEADDLIATVTRRAEAEGMEIIVITGDKDAFQLVSDQTTVEMTIKGISTVECYNKDKLFEKYQLKPEQIIDLKGLMGDPSDNIPGIPGIGEKTALKLLWSFGSLEQVLENVDAVPGNKLKALLKEYPEQALLSKKLATMIDQVPIDFQIGDFVRTKPDSEKTLGLLHQYSLSMICRLFEQTLDQDQEGPARSRGPAKSQDRRDNENGKNNRNNKNNQDSQDNQEDNRDSQAGPSYEERILDPGGWLEQISSWMTEKTELVISYRLEGEAAHLSVWNEMGICDQRNTYSLDRTQIDKNVLAKWHELLGSPRVFKIMADHKTLYSALANEGVRLDGLKYDLSLAAYLMNPTRSSYQAAELLSGQADELFFSAAREAGLLAHEFENSRKKLEELGLSSLLHELEEPLSIVLAEMERQGISVDREMLEQIGFELEKKIAVIEEDIYQIAGVSFNINSPQQLGKVLFEQLELPPLKKIKTGYSTDAETLEELAGQHCIVEKILEFRHLVKLNSTYVKGLLGQLRDGKVHTTFQQMVTATGRLSSTEPNLQNIPIRMEEGRKLRKVFVPSRGGWELFSADYSQIELRVLAHYSQDPILCQSFQTGEDVHARTASEVFGVPLEQVTPDMRRKAKAVNFGLMYGLTDFGLARDIRIPRKEAKFYIERYFQRYSGVKKYLNDSVVNAMETGETRTLLNRLRQTPELNHQNRTVRQFGQRIAMNSPIQGTAADIMKLAMIRVDEAMKGLEANLLLQVHDELLLEVSARALPEVAQIVKTEMESALLLTVPLQVDCKTGVNWCDMGKYHI; from the coding sequence ATGGCTCGTTTAGTGATCATGGATGGCAACAGTTTGCTCAACAGGGCTTTTTACGCTTTGCCGCCGCTGACTTCGGCTGAAGGACTGCCGACAAATGCCGTCCACGGATTTTTAGCCATGCTTTTACGTATTCAGAAAGAAAAAAAACCGGATTGCTGGGTCGTTGCTTTTGATAAAACAAAGGCAACCAAAAGAATTGAAATGTATGATCAATATAAGGCTCAGCGTAAGGAAACCCCCGAGACTCTCAAGCCTCAATTTGCCTATCTTAAAGAAATTCTCGGCGCGATGTCCGTGCCGGTTCTGGAAAGTGAGGGCTATGAAGCGGATGACCTGATTGCCACGGTGACCAGAAGGGCAGAGGCGGAGGGGATGGAAATTATCGTCATCACCGGGGATAAGGATGCCTTTCAGCTCGTTTCCGATCAAACCACAGTTGAGATGACGATCAAGGGAATTTCTACGGTTGAGTGTTATAACAAGGACAAGCTGTTTGAAAAATACCAGCTGAAACCGGAACAGATCATTGATTTAAAGGGTCTGATGGGCGACCCTTCGGATAATATCCCCGGTATTCCGGGCATAGGCGAAAAAACCGCTTTGAAACTGCTTTGGAGTTTCGGCAGTTTGGAGCAGGTGCTGGAAAATGTTGATGCGGTGCCGGGCAACAAGCTTAAAGCATTATTGAAGGAATATCCTGAACAGGCCTTGTTGAGCAAGAAGCTGGCAACAATGATTGATCAGGTGCCGATAGATTTTCAAATCGGGGATTTTGTCCGCACCAAGCCGGACAGCGAAAAAACGCTGGGGCTTCTGCACCAGTACAGTCTGAGTATGATCTGCAGGCTGTTTGAGCAGACTCTGGATCAAGATCAAGAGGGGCCGGCTCGTTCGCGGGGACCGGCCAAAAGTCAAGACAGGCGGGACAACGAAAACGGGAAAAACAACCGGAACAACAAAAACAATCAGGACAGTCAGGATAATCAGGAGGATAACCGGGACAGTCAAGCAGGGCCGTCTTATGAGGAACGGATTCTTGATCCCGGCGGCTGGCTGGAACAGATCAGCAGCTGGATGACGGAAAAAACGGAGCTGGTGATCAGCTACAGGCTGGAAGGGGAAGCTGCCCATCTCTCTGTCTGGAACGAAATGGGGATCTGCGACCAGAGAAATACCTATTCCTTAGACAGAACCCAAATAGATAAAAATGTGCTGGCGAAGTGGCATGAGCTTCTTGGCTCACCGCGGGTATTCAAGATTATGGCTGATCATAAAACACTGTACTCTGCTCTGGCCAATGAGGGGGTCCGTCTGGACGGCCTCAAATATGATCTTAGTCTGGCCGCTTATTTGATGAATCCGACCAGATCATCCTATCAGGCGGCTGAATTGTTAAGCGGTCAGGCAGACGAACTTTTTTTCTCTGCGGCCAGGGAAGCCGGCCTTCTGGCCCACGAGTTTGAAAACAGCCGGAAAAAGCTTGAGGAGCTGGGCTTATCCTCCCTGCTTCATGAGCTGGAGGAACCATTAAGTATTGTTTTAGCGGAAATGGAACGACAGGGAATATCTGTAGACAGAGAGATGCTGGAGCAAATCGGGTTTGAACTGGAAAAGAAAATCGCAGTCATTGAGGAGGACATTTATCAGATTGCCGGAGTCAGTTTTAATATTAATTCCCCTCAGCAGCTGGGTAAGGTTCTTTTTGAGCAGCTGGAGCTTCCGCCTCTCAAAAAAATAAAAACAGGCTATTCAACGGATGCCGAAACCTTGGAGGAATTGGCGGGTCAACACTGTATCGTTGAAAAAATATTGGAATTCAGACATCTGGTAAAGCTGAATTCGACTTATGTGAAAGGATTGCTTGGCCAGCTCCGGGACGGCAAAGTCCATACCACATTTCAGCAGATGGTCACGGCGACCGGAAGATTATCCAGCACAGAGCCGAATTTGCAGAATATCCCCATCAGGATGGAAGAGGGGAGGAAGCTGCGCAAGGTATTTGTTCCTTCGAGAGGAGGCTGGGAGCTGTTTTCGGCAGACTATTCCCAGATCGAGCTCAGGGTGCTTGCCCATTATTCTCAGGACCCGATCCTTTGTCAGTCTTTCCAGACAGGAGAGGATGTGCACGCCAGAACAGCTTCGGAGGTATTTGGTGTTCCCCTGGAGCAGGTCACTCCCGACATGCGCCGTAAAGCCAAGGCCGTCAATTTCGGATTGATGTACGGACTGACTGACTTCGGCCTGGCTCGTGACATCCGTATCCCCAGGAAAGAGGCTAAATTTTATATAGAAAGATATTTTCAGAGGTACAGCGGTGTCAAGAAATATTTGAATGATTCTGTGGTGAATGCCATGGAAACAGGAGAAACAAGAACACTTCTCAACAGGCTGCGCCAGACTCCCGAGTTGAACCACCAGAACCGGACAGTCAGACAGTTCGGACAGAGAATTGCCATGAACAGTCCGATCCAGGGCACGGCTGCCGATATTATGAAACTGGCAATGATCAGGGTTGACGAAGCAATGAAAGGGTTGGAAGCAAATTTGCTGCTTCAGGTTCATGACGAATTGCTGCTGGAGGTCTCAGCCAGGGCCTTGCCTGAGGTGGCCCAAATCGTGAAAACGGAAATGGAAAGCGCTCTTTTGCTGACGGTTCCTTTGCAGGTGGACTGTAAGACAGGGGTGAACTGGTGTGATATGGGAAAATACCATATCTGA
- a CDS encoding IMPACT family protein, which yields MEELITISKPSSAEQVIDKSRFIAVAVPAADSGETAARLLDVKKEYPNARHYVYAYRLNRGKLEKSSDDGEPQGTGGRPVLDVLQHKKLWDVQIVVVRYFGGVLLGTGGLSRAYGGTARMAIEHACIEKLTPHLVYGLTIPYANYEQVRYFIRNHCWEISNEQFQETVAFDVDIPQKEDSLFQKGIGEIFNGQMVCQLKETILKAVAADQ from the coding sequence ATGGAAGAGCTTATTACCATCAGCAAGCCGTCATCAGCAGAGCAGGTTATCGACAAATCCAGGTTTATTGCTGTTGCTGTCCCCGCCGCAGACTCAGGCGAAACAGCGGCCCGGCTCCTCGATGTCAAAAAGGAATACCCTAATGCCCGGCATTATGTCTATGCTTACCGCCTGAACAGGGGGAAACTGGAAAAATCATCAGATGACGGTGAACCGCAGGGGACGGGAGGACGGCCGGTCCTTGATGTGTTGCAGCATAAAAAACTGTGGGATGTTCAGATTGTTGTTGTCAGGTACTTCGGCGGAGTCCTGCTCGGTACAGGCGGGTTGTCCAGAGCCTATGGCGGGACGGCCAGAATGGCGATTGAACATGCTTGCATAGAGAAGCTTACTCCGCATCTGGTTTACGGCCTGACCATTCCTTATGCCAATTATGAACAAGTCAGATATTTTATCCGCAACCACTGCTGGGAAATCTCCAATGAACAATTCCAGGAAACGGTAGCTTTTGATGTTGATATTCCCCAAAAAGAAGACAGCCTTTTTCAAAAAGGAATCGGGGAAATCTTCAACGGGCAGATGGTTTGTCAATTGAAAGAAACGATCCTGAAAGCCGTGGCGGCAGATCAATGA
- a CDS encoding thioesterase family protein, with translation MEIGAKGKSETVVTEKVTAKTLGSGTLDVLATPIMVAIMENAATRALDLPEGQTSVGTYLEIKHLAATPVGMKVWAVAEITGIEGRKLSFKIEAYDEKEKIGEGEHERFIINAEKFLEKAYAKLS, from the coding sequence ATGGAAATCGGTGCCAAGGGAAAGTCGGAAACAGTGGTGACAGAAAAAGTGACGGCAAAAACATTGGGCAGCGGGACTCTCGACGTTTTGGCCACCCCGATTATGGTGGCCATCATGGAGAACGCGGCGACCAGAGCCCTTGATTTGCCGGAAGGTCAGACCAGTGTCGGCACCTATCTGGAGATTAAGCATCTGGCGGCGACTCCCGTGGGGATGAAGGTGTGGGCAGTTGCCGAAATCACCGGGATTGAGGGCCGCAAGCTGTCTTTCAAAATTGAGGCTTATGATGAAAAAGAAAAAATCGGTGAGGGAGAGCATGAAAGGTTCATCATCAATGCCGAAAAGTTTCTGGAGAAAGCCTATGCAAAACTATCCTGA
- a CDS encoding AEC family transporter: protein MSIFLYILGNNILPVFIMVGLGFLLSKRFSLNLFTLSKFNFYLFIPCFIFFNLYTASLSVTLLKILFFGLAYMIANDLLARVIAKIRKYDIGMTSAFKNSIMFNNAGNIGISLITLIFSHAPYVIDGETPYLNQALTAQVIILTFMNITMNTIGFYNAGKAKKDWKESVDQILTMPSIYAILLAIVLKYFMVDITATPLWPTLEYIKDGLVPMALFTLGVQLSQTEFDFRNIDVNIAVFTRLIIGPLLALAGIKLFGFSGVVAQTIFISYSVPTAVNTALIAIECNNYENFSSQQVMVSTIFGAITLTSAIYMAGILFPI, encoded by the coding sequence ATGTCTATTTTTCTATACATCCTGGGGAATAATATTTTACCTGTTTTTATCATGGTCGGATTGGGGTTTTTGTTAAGCAAAAGATTCAGCCTGAATCTATTTACACTCAGTAAATTTAATTTCTACTTATTTATTCCGTGTTTTATCTTTTTTAATCTCTATACGGCCAGCTTATCCGTAACCCTTCTGAAAATCTTATTTTTCGGGCTGGCCTACATGATCGCCAATGATTTACTGGCCAGAGTAATCGCTAAAATCCGGAAATATGATATCGGGATGACCAGTGCGTTCAAAAATTCGATTATGTTTAACAATGCCGGGAATATAGGAATATCCCTGATCACCCTTATTTTCAGTCATGCCCCTTATGTCATTGATGGAGAAACCCCTTACTTGAACCAGGCGCTGACCGCTCAGGTCATTATTTTGACCTTTATGAATATCACCATGAATACCATTGGTTTCTACAATGCGGGGAAAGCCAAGAAGGATTGGAAGGAGTCTGTTGACCAGATTTTAACGATGCCGTCAATCTATGCGATTTTGCTGGCGATCGTACTGAAATATTTTATGGTTGATATCACAGCAACTCCGTTATGGCCAACGCTTGAATACATCAAAGACGGCCTTGTGCCAATGGCCTTATTCACCTTAGGGGTTCAGCTTTCGCAAACAGAATTTGATTTTAGAAATATTGATGTCAATATCGCCGTGTTTACCCGGCTCATTATCGGCCCTTTGCTGGCACTGGCCGGCATAAAACTGTTCGGTTTTTCCGGGGTTGTCGCTCAGACCATATTTATTTCCTATTCCGTGCCGACGGCGGTAAACACAGCTTTGATTGCCATCGAATGCAACAACTATGAAAATTTCTCCTCGCAGCAAGTCATGGTATCCACGATATTCGGCGCCATTACGCTGACCTCGGCCATATACATGGCCGGAATTTTATTTCCGATTTAG
- a CDS encoding CBS domain-containing protein, with amino-acid sequence MSVSEIMSARIFSADQNSSLSDIAKIMKEQDIGAVPVCEGDRLLGIITDRDIIVRAVSEKKDLQKTLARQVMTLDPICIEEKDSISQAADLMAEYQVKRLPVLKSGKLVGIITLGDLAIEHLNTDQADAMSGIARGITH; translated from the coding sequence ATGAGTGTGAGTGAGATCATGTCTGCAAGAATATTTTCAGCAGACCAAAATTCCAGCTTGTCTGATATTGCCAAAATCATGAAAGAGCAGGATATCGGGGCTGTCCCAGTCTGTGAAGGAGACAGACTATTAGGCATTATTACGGACCGGGATATCATTGTCAGAGCGGTTTCCGAAAAAAAAGACCTGCAGAAAACCCTGGCCAGGCAGGTGATGACCTTAGACCCTATTTGTATTGAAGAAAAGGACTCCATCAGCCAGGCCGCCGATCTGATGGCAGAATACCAGGTCAAAAGGCTGCCGGTGCTGAAAAGTGGAAAACTGGTCGGAATCATCACTTTGGGCGACCTGGCCATTGAGCACCTGAATACGGACCAGGCGGATGCCATGAGTGGGATAGCCAGGGGAATCACCCATTAA
- a CDS encoding ammonium transporter gives MNTGDIAFMSVCTALVFLMIPGLAFFYGGLVKKRHVLSIMIQSIAAIGIITILWVGIGYSLAFGPDVGHFIGNLDFAGLNNVGLEPKSEGATIPHLLFVLFQLMFAIITPAIITGSTAERLRFPAYVLFIALWSILVYAPLAHWVWGGGWLADLHILDFAGGMVVHISSGFSGLIAALVIGKRLNRENDPPIPHNMPYVLLGTGLLWFGWFGFNGGSELAADGISVLAMTTTHISACAGLLGWMLIEKLHHGRPTVLGALSGAVAGLGAITPACAFVTPLAAIVIGLVSTGLCYIGVAYLKEKLGYDDSLDAFGIHGIGGTWGTLATGIFCTTLVNPNGADGLLYGSSAQLLVQFLGVLATYAYCGLATFVILKVVGLVTPLAASHEEQDSGLDITQHGESAYTDLDGRTSVADPGWNIFN, from the coding sequence ATGAATACTGGCGACATTGCTTTTATGTCCGTATGTACCGCATTAGTGTTTCTGATGATCCCCGGCCTGGCCTTTTTTTACGGAGGCCTGGTCAAGAAGCGCCATGTCCTTTCCATCATGATTCAGAGTATCGCCGCAATCGGAATTATCACTATTTTATGGGTAGGTATCGGTTATTCTTTAGCTTTTGGACCGGATGTCGGCCACTTTATCGGCAATCTCGATTTTGCCGGTTTGAACAATGTCGGTCTGGAGCCAAAAAGCGAAGGGGCTACGATCCCCCACTTGTTATTTGTTCTCTTCCAGCTGATGTTTGCCATCATTACCCCGGCCATTATTACGGGCTCAACAGCTGAGCGCCTGCGTTTCCCGGCCTATGTGCTATTCATCGCCTTGTGGAGTATCCTGGTTTATGCTCCGCTGGCCCACTGGGTCTGGGGCGGGGGCTGGCTGGCCGACCTGCATATTCTGGATTTTGCCGGAGGTATGGTTGTCCATATCAGCTCAGGTTTTTCCGGTCTGATTGCCGCCCTGGTCATCGGCAAACGCTTAAACAGGGAAAACGACCCGCCTATTCCCCACAATATGCCATATGTCCTGCTTGGGACAGGCCTTCTTTGGTTCGGCTGGTTTGGGTTTAACGGCGGAAGTGAATTGGCGGCTGACGGGATATCCGTTTTGGCCATGACAACTACACATATTTCTGCCTGCGCGGGCTTGCTGGGATGGATGCTGATCGAAAAACTCCATCACGGCAGACCTACTGTTCTCGGCGCGCTCTCCGGAGCAGTTGCCGGGCTGGGGGCGATTACTCCGGCCTGTGCCTTTGTTACCCCTCTTGCGGCGATTGTCATCGGCTTGGTTTCCACCGGCTTATGCTATATTGGGGTAGCCTATCTCAAAGAAAAACTCGGTTACGACGATTCCCTGGATGCTTTTGGAATCCATGGTATAGGCGGTACCTGGGGGACTCTGGCTACCGGAATATTCTGTACGACACTCGTCAATCCCAATGGCGCCGACGGTTTGCTCTACGGCTCTTCCGCCCAGCTGCTCGTTCAGTTTCTGGGCGTTCTTGCAACCTACGCGTATTGCGGCCTGGCAACCTTTGTGATTTTAAAAGTAGTAGGGCTGGTCACCCCGCTTGCCGCTTCCCATGAGGAGCAGGATTCCGGACTGGATATTACCCAGCATGGGGAAAGCGCCTACACTGATTTGGATGGAAGAACTTCTGTGGCTGATCCGGGCTGGAATATCTTTAACTAA
- a CDS encoding PhoH family protein produces the protein MKKSYIIDTNVLLQSPQAIFAFGDNHVIIPEVVLEELDRFKKESSENGANARQTARIIDLLREKGDLTKGIELPGGGLLRIELNFHDIELPAGWSPAKADNRILKVCKGLNKRNEKAILVTKDIFVRIKGDIIGLTVQDFQNEQVVMPDSQYRGRTIVYTTHKKMDDFYQKECLNPKHLFIINEASGKKEDVQLVMNEFVTLVNVESSKQTALGRFDGRQVSPLKYADERPYGIRPRNVGQRFMQEALMMSSEEIPLVIIKGAAGTAKTLFSLAIGLHKIMNQKDRAYRKILICRPNVKFDDDIGYLPGSETEKLAPFMRAAIDNLEILVDHDEEERYKNEKELRDKIDELFQRNIITTEAITYIRGRSIQKNWVMIDEAQNLTPKQIKGIVTRAGKGTKIILTGDPDQIDHPYLDSRTNGLSFASERMKGSPYCCQITLNDDECERSRLAFDSAVRMTTF, from the coding sequence GTGAAAAAAAGCTACATTATTGATACGAATGTGCTTTTGCAATCACCTCAGGCTATTTTCGCGTTTGGAGACAATCATGTGATTATTCCTGAGGTGGTTTTGGAAGAACTTGACCGGTTCAAGAAAGAATCTTCGGAAAACGGGGCAAATGCCCGGCAAACAGCCCGAATCATTGATCTGTTAAGAGAAAAAGGCGACTTAACAAAAGGGATTGAACTGCCGGGAGGGGGGCTTTTGCGCATCGAGCTTAATTTCCATGATATTGAACTTCCCGCAGGGTGGTCCCCGGCAAAGGCGGATAACAGGATCTTAAAGGTCTGCAAAGGCCTCAATAAAAGAAATGAAAAGGCTATCCTGGTGACGAAGGATATCTTTGTCCGGATAAAAGGGGATATCATCGGTTTGACGGTTCAGGATTTTCAGAATGAACAGGTTGTTATGCCTGATTCCCAGTACAGGGGCAGAACCATAGTTTATACAACACATAAAAAAATGGATGATTTTTATCAAAAAGAATGCTTAAACCCTAAGCATCTTTTTATCATTAATGAAGCATCGGGAAAAAAGGAAGATGTTCAGCTGGTGATGAATGAGTTTGTCACTCTGGTTAATGTTGAGAGCAGTAAACAGACGGCACTGGGCAGATTTGACGGCCGGCAGGTTTCTCCTTTGAAATATGCGGACGAGCGTCCGTACGGGATCAGACCGCGCAATGTAGGACAGCGTTTTATGCAGGAAGCATTGATGATGAGTTCTGAAGAGATCCCTCTAGTGATCATAAAAGGCGCGGCCGGGACGGCAAAAACCCTGTTTTCTCTGGCTATCGGTCTGCATAAAATCATGAACCAGAAGGACCGGGCTTATCGTAAAATCCTGATTTGCCGCCCCAATGTCAAATTTGACGATGATATCGGTTATCTGCCGGGCAGTGAAACAGAAAAGCTGGCGCCTTTTATGCGGGCGGCAATTGATAATCTGGAAATTCTTGTTGACCATGATGAAGAGGAACGATATAAGAACGAAAAAGAACTTAGAGATAAAATAGACGAGCTTTTCCAGCGCAACATTATTACGACCGAAGCCATTACTTATATTCGGGGCAGGTCTATCCAGAAAAACTGGGTCATGATCGATGAAGCCCAGAATCTCACTCCGAAACAGATCAAAGGAATCGTTACCCGCGCCGGAAAGGGCACAAAAATTATTTTAACAGGAGATCCGGATCAAATTGATCATCCCTATCTGGACAGCCGGACAAATGGGCTGAGCTTTGCCTCCGAACGGATGAAAGGAAGCCCTTACTGCTGTCAGATCACATTAAATGATGATGAATGTGAGCGCAGCCGGCTGGCCTTTGACAGTGCGGTGAGAATGACCACTTTCTGA